One Mycolicibacter sp. MU0083 DNA window includes the following coding sequences:
- a CDS encoding FtsX-like permease family protein, whose amino-acid sequence MARGTLAATFGLLRIINFRAVRKHAFRAALAAFSLGGGVAVVVAVMIEVTSVSKAVEDVGYQIAGPAPLRVVGAATRGGISPSVVEDTRSVPGVAAVVPVIRGVTMIRNNDTESFGLGLGVDCSAQWIVDPKVCQAGQHEPPPALSQSLGDSLDESATLVTDIGQLSVAKFQRVSDLDEVNNGLVAVLPLSMAKAQFARGDRVDMVYVTLDKDADATEVQQRLKATLGPTYSVQPRSEPAKGYNVNDVLLPLLGIFALISIGVGVILITQITRLSVEERRREIAIASALGASPASIMTGFLSEAALLGAVGSAMGVLTGIAISEPIVASASELTERFVGVTVPVILKPAILVVGVLAGLLLAVGAAIGPAVSASNTPIAAELSGRAAQEQTTGRKIWFRALLLLAIGLSGVVLARLATRSGALVAWQAILADAGAVLALIGLLLATAYLSAQTITSVRPRPDKKSGATLTIALNALRSDRSRTAAISGAIAVPVVVAILLSGFLVAIHLGATKVAESQADGRIAITTTQFADYGPIDARFAPQTVNKLNSVAGVEKIERMAEIEISLKDGSLAHIQAQDRPTFPFGLLAGQSPEASQKANEVVIGSVLAREKGLHIGDILVFGSGLDAQAMSIGTIVATPEYGGRRIYMPYSIAEQIYGPQPAGLIFATPADGFSADQVIENIGATQFDQPLTAVDTDGYASDIATSIGRYLTPLNTLKYGLLAIAFISVLSTLLLVGIRRRREVALIQALGATRVRVFSITTVEAVVAGAAGGLFGAVLSIAISEAVRRAAVVNVGLVTPLVFPWTDAVIYAVLATVAAVFAAIIPAWKSTRSTPATELRDE is encoded by the coding sequence ATGGCTCGCGGAACATTAGCCGCGACTTTCGGACTCCTTCGGATAATCAATTTCCGGGCGGTCCGTAAGCACGCGTTCCGGGCCGCGCTCGCCGCCTTCTCCCTCGGTGGCGGCGTCGCCGTGGTGGTGGCCGTCATGATCGAGGTCACCAGCGTCTCCAAGGCCGTCGAGGACGTCGGCTACCAGATCGCCGGGCCCGCCCCGCTGCGCGTGGTCGGCGCCGCCACCCGCGGTGGTATCAGCCCGTCCGTCGTAGAGGACACCCGTTCGGTACCCGGAGTGGCGGCCGTGGTGCCGGTCATTCGCGGGGTCACGATGATCCGCAACAACGACACCGAGAGTTTCGGGCTGGGCCTGGGTGTGGACTGCTCGGCGCAGTGGATCGTCGACCCGAAGGTCTGCCAGGCCGGGCAGCACGAACCCCCGCCGGCGCTGTCGCAGTCGCTGGGCGACTCCCTGGACGAATCGGCCACCCTGGTCACCGACATCGGGCAGTTGTCGGTGGCGAAGTTCCAGCGCGTGAGCGACCTGGACGAGGTCAACAACGGCCTGGTCGCGGTGCTGCCGTTGAGCATGGCCAAAGCGCAGTTCGCCCGCGGTGACCGGGTGGACATGGTCTATGTGACCCTCGACAAGGACGCCGACGCCACCGAGGTCCAGCAGCGGCTGAAGGCCACCCTCGGCCCCACCTACAGCGTGCAGCCGCGCAGCGAACCGGCGAAGGGCTACAACGTCAACGACGTGCTGCTGCCGTTGCTGGGCATCTTCGCGCTGATCTCGATCGGCGTCGGAGTCATCCTGATCACCCAGATCACCCGGCTCTCGGTCGAAGAGCGCCGCCGTGAGATCGCGATCGCCTCGGCACTCGGCGCGTCGCCGGCGTCGATCATGACCGGATTCCTCAGCGAGGCCGCACTTCTGGGCGCGGTGGGATCGGCGATGGGTGTGCTGACCGGCATCGCCATCTCCGAGCCGATCGTGGCCAGCGCCAGCGAACTCACCGAGCGTTTCGTCGGCGTCACCGTGCCGGTGATCCTCAAGCCGGCGATCCTGGTGGTCGGTGTGCTGGCCGGTCTGCTGCTGGCGGTCGGCGCCGCGATCGGCCCCGCCGTGTCGGCGTCCAACACCCCGATCGCCGCCGAACTGTCCGGCCGGGCCGCCCAGGAACAGACCACCGGGCGCAAGATCTGGTTCCGGGCGCTGCTGCTGCTGGCGATCGGCCTGAGCGGGGTGGTGCTGGCCCGGCTCGCCACCCGGTCCGGCGCCCTGGTCGCCTGGCAGGCCATCCTGGCCGACGCCGGCGCGGTGCTGGCCCTCATCGGGCTGCTGCTGGCCACCGCCTACCTGAGCGCGCAGACCATCACCAGCGTGCGCCCGCGGCCGGACAAGAAGAGCGGCGCGACGCTGACCATCGCGCTCAACGCGCTGCGCTCGGACCGGTCGCGCACCGCCGCCATCTCCGGCGCCATCGCGGTGCCGGTCGTCGTCGCCATTCTGCTGTCCGGGTTCCTGGTGGCCATCCACCTCGGCGCCACCAAGGTCGCCGAATCACAGGCCGACGGCCGTATCGCGATCACCACGACGCAGTTCGCCGATTACGGGCCGATTGACGCCCGATTCGCCCCGCAGACGGTCAACAAACTGAACTCGGTGGCCGGGGTGGAAAAGATCGAACGGATGGCTGAAATCGAGATCAGCCTCAAAGACGGTTCACTGGCGCATATTCAGGCCCAGGATCGCCCGACATTCCCCTTCGGTTTACTCGCCGGCCAATCCCCGGAGGCCAGCCAGAAAGCCAATGAAGTCGTCATCGGCAGTGTGCTGGCCCGCGAGAAGGGACTGCACATCGGCGACATCCTGGTATTCGGCAGTGGACTCGACGCGCAGGCGATGAGCATCGGCACCATCGTCGCCACCCCCGAATACGGTGGCCGGCGCATCTACATGCCCTATTCGATCGCCGAGCAGATCTACGGCCCGCAGCCCGCCGGCCTGATCTTCGCCACCCCCGCCGACGGGTTCAGCGCCGACCAGGTCATCGAGAACATCGGGGCCACCCAGTTCGATCAGCCGCTGACCGCGGTCGACACCGACGGCTACGCCTCCGACATCGCGACCTCCATCGGCCGCTACCTGACCCCGCTGAACACCCTCAAGTACGGCCTGTTGGCCATCGCCTTCATCTCGGTGCTGTCGACGCTGCTGCTGGTCGGCATCCGGCGCCGGCGCGAGGTGGCGCTGATCCAGGCCCTGGGCGCCACCCGGGTGCGGGTCTTCTCCATCACCACCGTGGAGGCCGTGGTGGCCGGCGCGGCCGGGGGCCTGTTCGGCGCGGTGCTGTCGATCGCCATCTCCGAGGCGGTGCGACGTGCGGCCGTGGTCAACGTCGGCCTGGTCACGCCGCTGGTGTTCCCGTGGACCGACGCGGTGATCTACGCCGTGCTGGCCACCGTCGCCGCGGTGTTCGCGGCCATCATCCCGGCCTGGAAGAGCACCCGGTCCACCCCCGCGACCGAACTCCGCGACGAGTGA
- a CDS encoding ABC transporter ATP-binding protein: MIRTEMHTVDMELDRNGQTPPVVLRPPVVLEARNLHKQFGEGDTATPILRDINIQITRGEFVAMVGPSGSGKSTLLSILGLLDMPTSGDVLINGQSVAQLSRRQLAAVRCQTLGYVFQAFNLLAGLSVVENVMLPGLLAGKSGRAQHAHAMSLLDQVGLAAKSKRVPSELSGGEQQRVAVARALFMKPDVILADEPTGNLDTINGQRVIDALYNLNAAGQTIVLVTHDRKIADDAPRLISLLDGEVETDSGIAHAPNNVSWLAEH, translated from the coding sequence ATGATCAGGACCGAGATGCACACCGTGGATATGGAGCTCGACCGTAACGGACAAACGCCGCCGGTCGTTCTCCGGCCGCCGGTGGTTCTGGAAGCGCGCAATCTCCACAAGCAGTTCGGGGAAGGCGATACCGCCACCCCGATTTTGCGGGACATCAACATCCAGATAACCCGCGGCGAATTCGTCGCGATGGTCGGCCCCTCCGGTTCGGGCAAGTCCACCCTGCTCAGCATTCTGGGCCTGCTGGACATGCCGACCAGCGGCGACGTCCTCATCAACGGTCAGAGCGTCGCACAGCTCTCACGTCGGCAGTTGGCCGCCGTGCGCTGCCAGACCCTGGGCTACGTCTTCCAGGCCTTCAACCTGCTGGCCGGCCTGTCGGTGGTGGAGAACGTCATGCTCCCGGGCCTGCTGGCCGGCAAATCCGGCCGCGCCCAGCACGCCCACGCGATGAGCCTGCTCGACCAGGTCGGCCTGGCCGCCAAATCCAAGCGCGTTCCCTCGGAATTGTCCGGCGGTGAGCAGCAGCGGGTGGCGGTCGCCCGGGCACTTTTCATGAAGCCCGACGTCATTCTCGCCGACGAACCGACCGGCAATCTGGACACCATTAACGGTCAGCGCGTCATCGACGCTTTGTACAACTTGAATGCGGCCGGCCAGACAATCGTTCTGGTGACACACGACCGGAAAATCGCCGACGACGCTCCGCGCCTCATTTCATTGCTCGACGGTGAAGTCGAGACCGACAGTGGAATCGCTCACGCGCCCAATAATGTGTCATGGCTCGCGGAACATTAG
- a CDS encoding Ppx/GppA phosphatase family protein → MRLGVLDVGSNTVHLLVVDAHRGGHPTPMSSTKATLRLAEATDGSGKITRRGADKLVATVGEFAKIAASSGCAELVAFATSAVRDASNSEEVLSRVRSEAGVELQVLAGEDESRLTFLAVRRWFGWSAGRINNLDIGGGSLEMSSGVDEEPDVALSLPLGAGRLTREWLAEDPPGRRRVAMLRDWLDTELAGAAAEVLAAGPPDLAVASSKTFRSLARLTGAAPSAAGPRVRRTLTAAGLRQLISFISRMTTADRAELEGVSADRAPQIVAGALVAEASMRALSIETVQICPWALREGLILRRLDSQADGAPMLGSAMIDLAGARSRGGGGR, encoded by the coding sequence GTGCGATTAGGTGTACTCGACGTCGGCAGCAACACCGTCCACCTGTTGGTGGTCGACGCCCACCGGGGTGGTCACCCGACTCCGATGAGTTCGACCAAGGCGACGCTGCGACTGGCCGAGGCGACCGACGGTTCCGGGAAGATCACCCGGCGTGGTGCCGACAAACTGGTGGCCACGGTCGGCGAATTCGCCAAGATCGCAGCCAGTTCGGGGTGTGCGGAGCTGGTGGCGTTCGCCACCTCGGCGGTGCGCGACGCCTCCAATTCCGAAGAAGTGTTGTCCCGGGTGCGTTCCGAGGCCGGGGTCGAGTTGCAGGTGCTCGCCGGGGAGGACGAATCCCGGCTGACGTTCCTGGCGGTGCGACGCTGGTTCGGTTGGAGCGCCGGACGAATCAACAACCTCGACATCGGCGGCGGGTCGCTGGAGATGTCCAGCGGTGTCGACGAGGAACCGGATGTGGCGCTGTCGCTGCCGCTGGGCGCCGGCCGCCTCACCCGGGAGTGGCTGGCCGAGGACCCGCCCGGACGTCGCCGGGTCGCGATGCTGCGGGACTGGCTCGACACCGAATTGGCCGGTGCGGCAGCGGAGGTGCTGGCCGCCGGTCCACCCGATCTGGCGGTGGCGAGCTCCAAGACCTTCCGTTCGCTGGCGCGGCTCACCGGCGCGGCCCCGTCGGCCGCCGGCCCGCGTGTTCGACGCACATTGACCGCCGCCGGCCTTAGGCAGCTCATATCATTCATCTCTAGGATGACCACGGCCGATAGGGCCGAATTGGAAGGGGTGAGCGCCGATCGGGCGCCGCAGATCGTGGCGGGAGCCCTGGTGGCGGAAGCAAGCATGCGAGCGCTGTCGATCGAAACCGTTCAGATTTGCCCGTGGGCGCTGCGGGAGGGCTTGATCCTGCGTCGGCTCGACAGCCAGGCCGACGGCGCCCCCATGCTCGGATCCGCCATGATCGACTTGGCGGGGGCGCGTTCGCGGGGAGGCGGTGGGCGATGA
- a CDS encoding sugar phosphate isomerase/epimerase family protein, which produces MRPAIKVGLSTASVYPLRAEAAFEIAARLGYDGIELMVWGESVSQDIGAVRRLSRKYRIPVLSVHAPCLLISQRVWGPNPIPKLERSVRAAEQLDAQTVVVHPPFRWQRRYADGFSDQVAELEAASDVAIAVENMFPFRADRFFGADQSRERMRRRGGGPGVGISAFAPSHDPLDGNHAHYTLDLSHTSTAGADGLEMARRMGSGLTHLHLCDGTGLPADEHLVPGRGDQPTAEVCQLLAAGDFTGHVVLEVSTSQARTPQEREALLTESLQFARTHLLR; this is translated from the coding sequence GTGCGCCCTGCCATCAAGGTCGGATTGTCGACGGCGTCGGTCTACCCGCTGCGGGCCGAGGCCGCATTCGAGATCGCAGCCAGACTCGGCTACGACGGCATCGAACTGATGGTGTGGGGCGAATCGGTCAGCCAGGACATCGGCGCCGTGCGGCGCCTGTCGCGCAAGTACCGGATCCCGGTGCTGTCGGTGCACGCGCCGTGCCTGTTGATCTCGCAGCGGGTGTGGGGCCCCAACCCGATCCCGAAGCTGGAGCGCAGCGTGCGGGCCGCCGAGCAACTCGACGCCCAGACCGTCGTGGTGCATCCGCCGTTCCGCTGGCAGCGGCGCTACGCCGACGGTTTCAGTGATCAGGTCGCCGAACTCGAGGCCGCCAGCGACGTGGCGATCGCGGTGGAGAACATGTTCCCGTTCCGGGCCGACCGGTTCTTCGGCGCCGATCAGTCCCGCGAACGGATGCGTCGACGCGGCGGTGGGCCCGGTGTGGGGATCTCGGCGTTCGCGCCGTCGCACGATCCCCTCGACGGCAATCACGCGCACTACACGCTGGATCTCTCGCACACCTCGACCGCCGGCGCCGACGGGCTGGAGATGGCCCGCCGGATGGGGTCGGGCCTGACGCACCTGCACCTGTGCGACGGCACCGGTCTGCCCGCCGACGAGCATCTGGTGCCCGGGCGCGGTGATCAGCCCACCGCCGAGGTATGCCAACTGCTGGCCGCCGGCGACTTCACCGGCCACGTCGTGCTGGAGGTCAGCACCTCGCAGGCCCGCACGCCACAGGAGCGCGAGGCGCTGCTGACCGAGTCACTGCAATTCGCCCGCACCCATCTGCTGCGCTGA
- a CDS encoding thioesterase family protein — protein sequence MSTSTLFTDAMTLARTDDATGRDGGDVAVFAGALNEHWTIGPKVHGGAMLALCANAARTAVAGDAAPEIEPVAVSASYLWAPDPGPMQLVATIRKRGRRVSLVDVELNQGERTAVRAAITLAEPEHQAPPLLSFNPVVPLMTPEPPPGLEPIGPGHPMEHIVHLAHGCDIRPALSTLGPRSDGGPPVIEMWVRPKDVAPDVLFALLCGDVSAPVTYAVDRTGWAPTVQLTAYLRAIPADGWLRVICTCMQIGQDWFDADHIVVDRDGRIVVQTRQLAMVPAQ from the coding sequence GTGAGTACATCCACACTGTTCACCGACGCCATGACCCTGGCGCGGACCGATGACGCCACCGGCCGGGACGGCGGGGACGTGGCGGTCTTCGCCGGAGCGCTCAACGAGCACTGGACCATCGGCCCGAAGGTGCACGGCGGGGCGATGCTGGCGTTGTGCGCCAACGCCGCCCGCACCGCCGTCGCCGGCGACGCGGCACCGGAGATCGAGCCGGTCGCGGTCTCCGCCAGCTACCTGTGGGCACCCGACCCGGGGCCGATGCAGCTGGTGGCGACCATCCGCAAGCGCGGTCGCCGGGTCAGCCTCGTCGACGTCGAACTCAATCAGGGCGAGCGCACCGCGGTGCGGGCCGCCATCACCCTCGCCGAGCCCGAACATCAGGCGCCGCCACTGCTGTCGTTTAACCCCGTGGTGCCGTTGATGACGCCGGAACCGCCACCCGGCCTGGAACCGATCGGGCCGGGCCATCCGATGGAACACATCGTGCACCTGGCGCACGGTTGCGACATCCGGCCGGCGCTGAGCACCCTCGGTCCGCGCTCGGACGGCGGCCCGCCGGTGATCGAGATGTGGGTGCGGCCCAAGGACGTCGCACCCGACGTGCTGTTCGCGCTGCTGTGCGGTGACGTGTCGGCGCCGGTGACCTATGCGGTCGACCGCACCGGTTGGGCGCCCACCGTGCAGCTCACCGCCTATCTGCGGGCCATCCCGGCCGACGGCTGGCTGCGGGTGATCTGCACCTGCATGCAGATCGGCCAGGACTGGTTCGACGCCGACCACATCGTCGTCGACCGTGACGGCCGCATCGTGGTGCAGACCCGCCAATTGGCGATGGTGCCGGCGCAGTAG
- the proC gene encoding pyrroline-5-carboxylate reductase, which produces MTRIAIIGGGNMGEALLAGLLASGRPVKDLVVAERYGDRARQLSETYSVLVTSVADAIENANVVIVAVKPQDVDAVVEEFAKSITAASGDSADQVLVSIVAGLTTEYVESKLPAGAAVVRVMPNTAVKARAGASALARGRFATNEQVSEVAALFECVGTVAVVAEEQMDAVTAVSGSGPAYFFLVVEALVDAGVAAGLSRPAATDLAVQTMAGSAQMLLEAREEANGAATQIDTAPAFLRAMVTSPGGTTAAALRELEAGGLRTSIDRAVQAAKTRSEQLRITSE; this is translated from the coding sequence ATGACCAGAATTGCGATCATCGGCGGCGGCAACATGGGCGAGGCACTGCTGGCGGGCCTGCTGGCGTCCGGCCGTCCGGTCAAGGATCTGGTGGTCGCCGAGCGTTACGGGGACCGGGCCCGGCAGTTGTCGGAGACCTACTCGGTGCTGGTGACCTCGGTCGCCGATGCGATCGAGAACGCCAACGTGGTGATCGTCGCGGTGAAGCCGCAGGACGTCGACGCGGTGGTCGAGGAGTTCGCCAAGAGCATCACCGCGGCGTCGGGGGACAGTGCCGATCAGGTGCTGGTCAGCATCGTGGCCGGACTCACCACCGAGTACGTGGAGTCCAAACTGCCCGCCGGTGCGGCGGTGGTCCGGGTGATGCCCAACACCGCGGTCAAGGCCCGCGCGGGCGCCAGTGCCCTGGCCAGGGGCCGGTTCGCCACCAACGAGCAGGTGTCCGAGGTCGCCGCGCTGTTCGAGTGCGTGGGAACGGTGGCGGTCGTCGCCGAAGAGCAGATGGACGCGGTGACCGCGGTGTCGGGTTCGGGCCCCGCCTATTTCTTCCTGGTGGTCGAGGCGCTGGTGGACGCCGGTGTCGCGGCGGGGCTCAGCCGGCCGGCCGCCACCGATCTGGCGGTGCAGACGATGGCCGGTTCGGCGCAGATGCTGCTGGAGGCGCGCGAGGAGGCGAACGGGGCCGCGACGCAGATCGATACCGCTCCGGCGTTCCTGAGAGCCATGGTGACTTCGCCGGGCGGCACCACCGCGGCCGCACTGCGCGAATTGGAGGCCGGCGGGCTCCGGACCTCGATCGATCGGGCGGTGCAGGCGGCAAAAACCCGCTCTGAGCAGCTAAGAATCACATCAGAGTAA
- a CDS encoding helix-turn-helix domain-containing protein, with protein sequence MTSANGPSARDTTQFLTVAEVAALMRVSKMTVYRLVHNGELPAVRVGRSFRVHAKAVHDLLETSFFDAG encoded by the coding sequence ATGACGTCTGCGAACGGGCCTTCGGCGCGTGACACGACACAATTTCTCACCGTGGCCGAGGTGGCCGCGTTGATGCGGGTCAGCAAGATGACCGTGTACCGGTTGGTGCACAACGGCGAGCTGCCCGCGGTACGGGTGGGGCGGTCCTTCCGGGTGCACGCCAAGGCGGTGCACGACCTGCTGGAGACCTCCTTCTTCGACGCGGGCTGA
- a CDS encoding 30S ribosomal protein bS22 translates to MGSVIKKRRKRMSKKKHRKLLRRTRVQRRKLGK, encoded by the coding sequence ATGGGTTCAGTCATCAAGAAGCGGCGCAAGCGCATGTCGAAGAAGAAGCACCGCAAGCTGCTTCGCCGTACCCGCGTTCAGCGCAGAAAACTCGGTAAGTAG
- a CDS encoding SDR family oxidoreductase has protein sequence MDEAGPPSDGTRSDARHYPKVVLVTGACRFLGGYLTARLTQNPLIDRVIAVDAVMPSKDMLRRMGRAEFVRADIRNPFIAKVIRNSDVDTVVHAAAASYVPRSGGGAALKELNVMGAMQLFAACQKAPSVRRVVLKSTSEVYGSCSRDPVRFSEDSSSHRPPTQGFPRDSVDIEGYARGLGRRRPDIAVTILRMANMIGPAMDTALSRYLGGPLVPMVLGRDARLQLLHEQDALGALERATTAGKAGTFNVGADGIITMSQAVRRSGRVPLPLPGVGLWVMDSLRRANNYTEITREQLDYLSFGRVMDTTRMRTELGYSTKWTTAEAFDDYVRGRGLEPIVDPRWVRSVERRVVSAARRLGDIGFTAARGG, from the coding sequence GTGGACGAGGCCGGACCCCCGAGCGACGGCACGCGAAGTGACGCCCGGCATTACCCCAAGGTCGTGTTGGTCACCGGTGCGTGCCGGTTCCTGGGTGGATATCTCACCGCAAGGCTCACGCAGAATCCGCTGATCGATCGGGTGATCGCCGTGGATGCGGTCATGCCGAGCAAGGACATGCTGCGCCGGATGGGGCGCGCCGAGTTCGTCCGCGCTGATATACGGAATCCCTTCATCGCCAAGGTGATTCGAAACAGCGACGTCGACACGGTGGTGCACGCGGCGGCAGCGTCGTACGTGCCCCGGTCCGGCGGTGGGGCGGCGCTCAAGGAACTCAACGTGATGGGCGCCATGCAGTTGTTCGCCGCCTGTCAGAAGGCGCCCTCGGTGCGACGCGTGGTGCTCAAGTCGACCTCGGAGGTCTACGGGTCCTGCTCGCGGGATCCGGTGCGGTTCTCCGAGGACAGCAGCAGCCACCGGCCGCCCACCCAGGGGTTCCCGCGCGACAGCGTCGACATCGAGGGCTACGCGCGCGGCTTGGGCCGGCGCCGCCCCGACATCGCGGTCACCATCTTGCGGATGGCCAACATGATCGGCCCGGCGATGGACACCGCGCTGTCGCGCTATCTGGGCGGTCCGCTGGTCCCGATGGTGCTCGGCCGCGACGCCCGCCTGCAGTTGCTGCACGAACAGGATGCGCTCGGCGCCCTGGAACGGGCCACCACCGCGGGCAAGGCCGGCACTTTCAACGTCGGCGCCGACGGGATCATCACGATGTCGCAGGCGGTCCGCCGGTCGGGGCGCGTCCCGCTGCCGCTGCCCGGCGTCGGACTGTGGGTGATGGACTCGCTGCGCCGGGCGAACAATTACACCGAGATCACCCGGGAACAGTTGGATTATCTGAGCTTCGGTCGGGTGATGGACACGACTAGGATGCGAACCGAACTCGGGTACAGCACCAAGTGGACCACCGCCGAGGCCTTCGACGACTACGTGCGCGGACGGGGGCTGGAACCGATCGTCGATCCCAGATGGGTCCGATCGGTGGAGCGGCGAGTGGTGAGCGCAGCGCGGCGACTCGGGGATATCGGCTTCACGGCGGCACGGGGAGGGTAA
- a CDS encoding lysophospholipid acyltransferase family protein: protein MTDDSNAKVIPLHKHSSSVRRHPSALPGPGDQASDQQSTAVIREFGQRLGAAGDAGAATGNGEFARRVATMVAFLRERLTGDYQVDEFGFDPHFNEAVALPLLRVFFNDWFRVEVSGIENLPVDGPALVVANHAGVLPMDALMLSVAVHDHHPRQRNLRALAADLVFDLPLVGPTARKAGHTMACTADAHRLLESGELTAVFPEGYKGLGKRFKDRYKLQRFGRGGFVSAALRTGAPIVPCSIVGSEEIYPMIADVKLLARLLGVPYFPITPLFPLAGPAGLVPLPSKWHIAFGEPIPTTDYEAGAADDPMVTFELTDQVRETIQQTLYRLLAGRRNMFLG, encoded by the coding sequence ATGACTGATGATTCGAATGCGAAAGTCATTCCGCTGCACAAGCATTCAAGCTCAGTGCGGCGCCATCCCTCGGCGCTGCCCGGCCCCGGAGACCAGGCATCGGATCAGCAGAGCACCGCGGTCATCCGGGAATTCGGTCAGCGGCTCGGCGCCGCGGGGGACGCCGGTGCCGCGACCGGCAACGGCGAGTTCGCCCGCCGGGTGGCCACGATGGTCGCATTCCTGCGGGAACGGCTCACCGGCGACTACCAGGTCGACGAATTCGGGTTCGACCCGCACTTCAACGAGGCCGTCGCGCTGCCCTTGCTGCGGGTGTTCTTCAACGACTGGTTCCGGGTCGAGGTCAGCGGCATCGAGAACCTTCCCGTCGACGGGCCCGCGCTGGTGGTGGCCAACCACGCCGGGGTGCTGCCTATGGATGCGCTGATGCTCTCGGTGGCGGTGCACGACCATCACCCCCGGCAGCGCAACCTGCGGGCACTCGCCGCCGATCTGGTATTCGACCTGCCGCTGGTCGGCCCGACCGCCCGCAAGGCCGGTCACACCATGGCCTGCACCGCCGACGCCCACCGGTTGTTGGAGTCCGGGGAGCTGACCGCGGTGTTCCCGGAGGGCTACAAGGGGCTGGGGAAGCGGTTCAAGGACCGCTACAAGCTGCAGCGGTTCGGCCGGGGCGGTTTCGTCTCGGCGGCGCTGCGCACCGGCGCCCCGATCGTGCCGTGCTCGATCGTCGGCTCCGAGGAGATCTACCCGATGATCGCCGACGTCAAGCTGTTGGCGCGGCTGCTCGGCGTGCCCTATTTCCCGATCACGCCGCTGTTTCCGCTGGCCGGGCCGGCCGGTCTGGTGCCGTTGCCGTCGAAGTGGCACATCGCGTTCGGCGAGCCGATTCCGACCACCGATTACGAGGCCGGCGCCGCCGACGACCCGATGGTCACCTTCGAACTGACCGACCAGGTGCGCGAGACCATCCAGCAGACGCTGTACCGGTTATTGGCCGGCCGCCGCAACATGTTCCTCGGCTGA